From the genome of Sulfurovum sp. NBC37-1, one region includes:
- a CDS encoding thiamine pyrophosphate-binding protein: MIKVSEIVTDFLAEHPMVSKKIFMVSGGGNMHLIDSIGRHKRLNYICNHHEQACTLAAEGYARVTNKVGVAMVTTGPGGTNAITGVYGAWVDSIPTMIISGQVKFETTIASQPELQLRQLGDQEINIIDLVKPITKYAVMVTDKHDILYHLQKAVYEAKSGRPGPVWIDIPLDIQGTKVNENDLKRFIPPAPPEYDLKIDEVLALLKQAKRPVIIAGNGITLSGANKAFLRLVEKLGIPVVGTFARYDIVQDNHPLAFGRYGTIGHRAANFIIQNSDLVLAIGARMNIRSISYNWEYFAREAKKIAIDIDAAELQKHTLKLDIKIQADAGVFIQTMLESNAILPSYGTWVERCKKYKADFPTITPERIAIKKYVDSYRFFDVLSDIASDDAVFVFANATASVSSFQSLRTKGTQKIVENSGCAAMGYDLPAAIGACIANGKKEVICVSGDGSLQMNLQELQTIIHYNLPIKLFVLNNRGYASIKNTQNNFFGGFKVGSEIGSGVSFPDTQKIARAYGFKVFKISDQQNLYEELKTIYAHEKAFICEIMLDPDEKMEPKLSSEVKKDGTLVSKPLEDMFPFLDRELFEQNMIISSLQE, translated from the coding sequence ATGATCAAAGTAAGCGAAATAGTGACAGATTTTTTGGCAGAACATCCTATGGTCTCGAAAAAAATTTTTATGGTTTCCGGCGGTGGGAACATGCATCTGATCGATTCGATCGGACGCCACAAGAGACTCAACTATATCTGCAACCACCACGAACAGGCTTGCACCCTTGCGGCGGAAGGATATGCTCGTGTTACGAATAAGGTCGGCGTAGCGATGGTGACGACAGGACCAGGTGGTACAAATGCGATTACGGGCGTTTATGGTGCATGGGTAGATTCAATCCCGACAATGATAATTTCAGGACAGGTCAAATTTGAGACGACCATTGCCAGTCAGCCAGAACTGCAACTGCGCCAGTTAGGTGACCAGGAGATCAACATTATTGATCTTGTCAAACCTATTACCAAGTATGCCGTGATGGTAACCGATAAACATGATATCCTTTATCACCTCCAAAAGGCAGTTTACGAAGCCAAAAGCGGTAGGCCAGGCCCAGTATGGATAGATATCCCCCTTGATATTCAGGGAACGAAGGTCAATGAGAACGATCTGAAGCGCTTCATCCCACCGGCACCACCGGAATACGATCTAAAAATCGATGAGGTTCTTGCACTTTTGAAGCAGGCGAAAAGACCGGTAATCATTGCCGGAAACGGTATCACGCTTTCAGGTGCGAACAAAGCGTTTTTGCGGTTGGTAGAAAAACTGGGAATACCGGTGGTAGGAACGTTTGCGCGGTATGATATTGTTCAGGATAATCATCCGTTGGCATTCGGGCGTTATGGGACAATTGGGCACAGGGCAGCAAATTTCATTATACAAAACAGTGACCTTGTTTTAGCAATTGGTGCAAGAATGAATATCCGTTCCATCAGTTACAATTGGGAATATTTTGCCAGAGAAGCAAAGAAGATCGCTATCGATATCGATGCAGCGGAACTGCAAAAACATACATTGAAACTTGATATAAAAATTCAGGCAGATGCTGGCGTATTTATTCAAACGATGCTTGAATCCAACGCAATTCTCCCTTCATACGGAACATGGGTTGAGCGGTGCAAAAAATACAAAGCAGATTTTCCAACGATAACACCAGAGCGAATCGCTATTAAAAAGTATGTTGATTCTTACCGTTTTTTTGACGTTCTTTCCGATATCGCCTCAGATGATGCAGTTTTTGTGTTTGCAAATGCCACAGCAAGTGTCTCATCATTTCAGAGCCTGAGAACAAAAGGAACACAAAAGATCGTTGAAAACTCAGGCTGTGCTGCGATGGGATATGATTTGCCGGCAGCTATCGGTGCCTGTATAGCAAATGGAAAAAAAGAAGTGATCTGCGTCAGTGGAGACGGCAGTCTGCAAATGAATTTACAGGAATTACAAACGATTATTCATTATAATTTGCCAATCAAACTGTTTGTGTTGAACAATCGGGGCTACGCTTCAATCAAAAATACACAAAATAATTTTTTCGGCGGCTTTAAAGTTGGTTCAGAGATTGGAAGTGGTGTCAGTTTTCCTGATACACAGAAAATTGCCAGAGCATACGGATTCAAAGTGTTTAAAATTTCCGATCAACAAAATCTATATGAAGAGTTAAAAACAATTTATGCTCATGAAAAAGCCTTCATTTGTGAAATAATGTTAGACCCTGATGAAAAAATGGAACCTAAACTCTCGTCAGAAGTTAAAAAGGATGGTACGCTGGTATCTAAACCTCTTGAAGATATGTTTCCCTTTTTAGATAGAGAGCTATTTGAACAAAATATGATTATATCGTCCCTGCAGGAGTAA
- a CDS encoding class I SAM-dependent methyltransferase, which produces MKKQFSRNCPICNESKGEILHIQEFLLERGNPLPDRYDIVQCYQCGFIFSDTNAGQELYDIYYQNFSKYEDTEIGSGSGGQAYDEKRLKETIRSLEAFLESKESRILDIGSGNGGMLRLLGEKGFSNLSALDPSSKCVAYMKGQSIEAVRGSLFDDMHQHFGTRKFDLIILSHVLEHIRDLHLAVKNISGLLDKNGVIYIEVPDARRYKDFFLVPYYYFDIEHINHFTQRSLTSLMMLFGLSERCSGTKELEISNTIRYPALFTFYTNGRYDDAEAVIKFVDQSNKEKGIASVLESIMRQKKSIVVWGAGNYTKRLLATTKLKNINIDFFVDKDRNKQGASLNGIEIKSPDALHSYSGTVVIASALYTDDIYREAISRFPQSNIIVLGMT; this is translated from the coding sequence ATGAAAAAACAGTTTTCTAGAAATTGTCCAATTTGCAATGAATCAAAAGGAGAAATCCTACATATACAGGAATTCTTACTTGAAAGAGGTAATCCGCTACCTGATAGGTACGATATTGTACAGTGCTATCAGTGCGGGTTCATCTTTTCAGATACAAATGCTGGGCAAGAGTTATATGACATTTATTATCAAAACTTTTCTAAATATGAAGATACTGAAATCGGAAGTGGGTCCGGTGGTCAGGCATATGATGAAAAACGCTTGAAGGAAACAATACGGAGTTTAGAAGCTTTTTTAGAGTCGAAAGAGAGCCGAATACTTGATATTGGTTCTGGAAATGGAGGTATGCTGCGTTTGCTTGGGGAAAAAGGTTTTTCCAATTTAAGCGCACTTGATCCATCTAGCAAATGTGTTGCCTATATGAAAGGTCAATCAATAGAGGCTGTTCGCGGCAGCCTTTTTGATGACATGCACCAACATTTTGGTACAAGAAAATTTGACTTGATTATTTTGTCGCATGTCCTGGAACATATCCGTGATTTACATTTGGCTGTTAAAAATATTTCAGGTCTCCTGGATAAAAACGGTGTAATTTACATTGAAGTTCCCGATGCCAGAAGATACAAAGATTTTTTCCTTGTCCCCTATTACTATTTTGACATCGAACATATCAATCATTTTACGCAGCGATCTTTGACATCGCTCATGATGCTTTTTGGTCTTAGTGAACGCTGTTCAGGTACGAAAGAACTCGAGATATCCAATACAATACGCTACCCGGCATTATTTACATTCTATACAAACGGCAGATATGATGACGCTGAAGCGGTTATAAAATTTGTGGATCAGTCCAATAAAGAAAAAGGTATTGCAAGCGTACTTGAATCAATAATGCGGCAAAAGAAAAGTATAGTCGTATGGGGAGCAGGGAATTATACTAAACGATTGCTGGCAACTACGAAACTCAAAAATATTAATATTGATTTTTTTGTAGATAAAGATAGAAACAAACAAGGAGCCAGTCTCAATGGTATCGAGATAAAATCTCCGGACGCATTGCATTCATACAGTGGCACAGTTGTGATAGCGTCGGCTTTGTATACCGATGATATATATAGGGAAGCTATATCAAGGTTTCCGCAATCAAATATTATAGTATTAGGGATGACATGA
- a CDS encoding type II secretion system protein codes for MKKAFTMVELVFVIVVIGILAAIAVPKFAATRDDALIAKARAAVGAMRSAIATERQKRILNADWDHLPITDGEVPGLLDYGLDSHWSGLTYTGPDGTSTCTFSVSGSKLNANSTSTLCNQLAK; via the coding sequence ATGAAAAAAGCATTTACAATGGTAGAATTAGTATTTGTGATAGTGGTAATTGGGATATTGGCAGCAATTGCAGTACCCAAATTTGCTGCGACAAGAGATGATGCACTAATTGCAAAAGCAAGAGCGGCTGTAGGTGCGATGCGTTCGGCGATTGCAACGGAGAGGCAGAAAAGAATTTTAAATGCTGACTGGGATCATCTTCCGATTACGGATGGTGAAGTGCCAGGTTTACTGGATTACGGGTTGGACTCACATTGGTCAGGTTTGACATATACTGGTCCGGATGGGACTAGTACGTGTACATTTAGTGTGTCAGGTAGCAAATTAAATGCAAATAGTACTTCCACTCTTTGTAATCAACTTGCAAAATAG
- a CDS encoding primosomal protein N', translated as MKYYEIVFLKSSAPNLTYCSQEILAIGTVVLVPLKTTFKDAIVVLEVKNPEFETAEIVSISNKIYSSGQMQIAKFISEYYFSSFSEAISLFLPFHVGCCPPTAPNVILPEGNCAVRTQHPTLSPVQQKAYEQLLKKERALLFGVTGSGKTEIFISLMAKMIEEGKTSIFLMPEISLSPQMEKRLKVYFGDAVAMWHSKITKKKKEQILEGIGNGTVRIIAGARSALFTPLKDLGLIIVDEEHDDSYKAQTRPRYHARDVAVLMGQRLGAKVVLASATPSAASYYKYDVVKLEKPYVQMKKEYRFIGGDSINAPILNALQQNFAAKNQSLLFLPTRGNFKYLYCESCGKTHLCPYCSVGMALHRKRRHLKCHYCNFTEAIVDTCTYCGHTPLKSERMGTQEAIEVIGNAIEGMQIEQFDRDSIGTAKQLKNALKRFESGESHLLLGTQMLSKGHDYANITLSVIMGLDHILGLADYRARERAVSLLFQVAGRSGRAKEGQVIVQTGDAEFFKNYLHDYEDFIKDELVFLEMAGYPPFASLARILIAHKDEAKAGKITLDTVTKLKEFGDIEIVGHGKAPVERIANKYRFNILLRAKSRVPLLKALHAVDRREIEIDMDPVEFS; from the coding sequence TTGAAATATTATGAAATAGTATTCCTCAAATCAAGTGCGCCAAACTTGACATATTGTTCCCAGGAAATATTAGCGATAGGGACTGTTGTTTTGGTGCCTTTAAAAACAACATTTAAAGACGCCATTGTTGTTTTGGAAGTGAAAAATCCGGAATTTGAAACAGCTGAGATAGTTTCAATATCAAATAAAATTTACAGCTCGGGACAGATGCAGATCGCAAAGTTCATTTCCGAGTATTATTTCTCCTCATTTTCTGAAGCGATATCGTTATTTTTACCCTTTCACGTAGGGTGCTGTCCCCCGACAGCACCAAATGTTATATTACCTGAGGGTAATTGTGCTGTGAGGACGCAGCACCCTACATTATCTCCTGTACAACAAAAAGCCTATGAACAACTCTTAAAAAAAGAGCGTGCTTTACTTTTCGGTGTCACAGGATCGGGGAAAACGGAGATTTTTATCAGCCTGATGGCAAAGATGATTGAAGAGGGAAAAACGTCTATTTTCCTGATGCCTGAGATCTCGCTTTCTCCGCAGATGGAGAAGCGTCTGAAGGTCTATTTCGGCGATGCCGTGGCGATGTGGCACTCCAAGATCACCAAAAAGAAGAAAGAGCAGATCCTTGAAGGCATTGGGAACGGAACTGTCCGCATCATTGCCGGGGCACGTTCGGCGCTCTTTACACCGCTAAAAGACCTGGGGTTGATCATTGTCGATGAGGAGCATGACGACAGCTACAAGGCGCAGACCAGGCCGCGCTACCATGCACGCGATGTGGCGGTGCTGATGGGGCAGAGGCTGGGTGCCAAAGTAGTGCTGGCTTCGGCGACACCTTCGGCTGCGAGTTACTATAAGTATGATGTGGTCAAGCTTGAGAAGCCTTATGTGCAGATGAAAAAAGAATACCGTTTTATCGGTGGTGACAGCATCAATGCACCTATTTTGAATGCATTGCAGCAGAATTTTGCAGCAAAGAACCAGTCGCTGCTTTTTCTGCCTACGAGGGGGAATTTCAAATACCTCTACTGTGAAAGCTGCGGCAAGACGCATCTCTGTCCCTACTGTTCGGTGGGGATGGCACTGCATCGCAAGCGCAGACACCTCAAATGCCACTACTGCAACTTCACCGAAGCCATAGTCGACACCTGTACCTACTGTGGGCATACACCGCTTAAGAGTGAACGCATGGGAACCCAGGAGGCTATAGAGGTCATTGGCAATGCCATAGAGGGCATGCAGATAGAACAGTTCGACAGGGACAGCATCGGTACGGCAAAGCAGCTTAAAAATGCCCTCAAGCGTTTTGAGAGCGGAGAAAGCCATCTGCTGCTTGGTACGCAGATGCTGAGCAAGGGGCATGACTATGCCAACATCACGCTTTCGGTGATCATGGGGTTGGACCACATTCTGGGGTTGGCGGATTACCGTGCGAGAGAACGGGCGGTGAGTCTGCTGTTTCAGGTAGCAGGACGAAGTGGGAGGGCCAAAGAAGGACAGGTGATCGTTCAGACCGGCGATGCGGAATTTTTCAAAAATTATCTGCACGACTATGAAGATTTCATCAAGGATGAACTGGTGTTTCTTGAAATGGCAGGCTATCCGCCGTTCGCATCTTTGGCACGCATACTCATCGCCCATAAAGATGAAGCCAAAGCAGGGAAGATCACGCTGGATACGGTGACGAAACTCAAAGAGTTCGGTGACATTGAGATCGTCGGACACGGCAAAGCCCCTGTCGAACGTATCGCCAACAAGTATCGCTTTAATATTCTGCTGCGTGCCAAGAGTCGAGTACCTTTGTTAAAAGCTTTGCATGCAGTAGACAGACGAGAGATAGAGATAGATATGGACCCGGTCGAGTTTTCGTAG
- the rfbG gene encoding CDP-glucose 4,6-dehydratase produces the protein MTDFFEAYHGKKVLVTGHTGFKGSWLAMWLQTLGAEVVGYALPPETEPSHFTLLDLDMVSIEGDIRDLEYLQQVYNDFQPDIVFHLAAQPLVRRSYREPVETFNTNVMGTVNVLEACRQTPSVRAIINVTSDKCYENREWVWGYRENDPMGGYDPYSASKGAAELVSAAYRRSYFNNAAYGKTHETLLATCRAGNVIGGGDWSEDRLIPDIVRAAAAGEAVAIRSPNATRPWQHVLDALNGYLLLGQKLLEGKREFADAWNFGPLDEDELSVLQMCDLFQEQWPDMQIKTEESVEAPHEAGYLKLDCSKAHMLLKWQGKWTADKAITMTAQWYLHFLLYNEVQSSLQLKQYISQLKNEKTVF, from the coding sequence ATGACTGATTTTTTTGAGGCCTACCACGGGAAAAAGGTCCTGGTAACGGGGCATACAGGTTTCAAGGGTTCCTGGCTTGCGATGTGGTTGCAAACCCTTGGAGCGGAAGTGGTGGGCTATGCCCTCCCGCCGGAAACGGAACCGTCTCACTTTACACTACTGGACCTCGATATGGTCAGTATCGAAGGTGACATACGGGATCTTGAATATCTGCAGCAGGTGTACAATGATTTTCAGCCCGATATCGTTTTTCATCTGGCGGCGCAGCCGCTGGTACGGCGCTCGTACCGTGAACCAGTTGAGACCTTCAACACCAATGTGATGGGAACGGTCAATGTGCTGGAAGCCTGCCGCCAGACCCCATCTGTTCGTGCTATCATCAACGTGACCAGCGACAAGTGCTACGAAAACCGCGAATGGGTATGGGGGTACCGCGAGAACGACCCAATGGGCGGGTACGACCCCTACAGCGCCAGCAAGGGCGCGGCGGAGCTCGTCAGCGCCGCGTACCGCCGCTCCTATTTCAACAACGCCGCGTACGGAAAGACGCACGAAACACTGTTAGCAACCTGTCGCGCGGGCAACGTCATCGGTGGCGGCGACTGGAGTGAGGATAGACTAATCCCCGATATCGTCCGTGCCGCGGCGGCGGGGGAAGCGGTCGCGATCCGGTCACCGAATGCGACACGGCCGTGGCAGCACGTGCTCGATGCGCTTAATGGTTACCTGCTGCTGGGGCAGAAACTGCTTGAGGGCAAACGCGAATTCGCCGATGCGTGGAACTTCGGTCCTTTGGATGAAGATGAATTGAGTGTTTTGCAAATGTGTGATTTGTTTCAAGAGCAGTGGCCGGATATGCAGATTAAAACGGAAGAGAGTGTGGAAGCTCCCCATGAGGCTGGATATCTGAAACTTGATTGTTCCAAAGCACATATGCTACTTAAATGGCAAGGAAAGTGGACTGCGGATAAAGCGATCACAATGACTGCACAGTGGTATTTACATTTTTTGCTATACAATGAAGTACAGTCATCCTTACAATTAAAACAATATATAAGTCAGTTAAAAAATGAAAAAACAGTTTTCTAG
- the rfbF gene encoding glucose-1-phosphate cytidylyltransferase, giving the protein MKVVILAGGYGTRIAEETDIKPKPMVQIGGKPILWHIMKIYSHYGFNDFVILLGYKGYYIKEYFTNYFLHQSDITIDLQNNQMQVHDNYSEPWKVTLVDTGLDAMTGARIKRAQRHIGDETFLLTYGDGVSDVDIAKTVELHKKHGKTLTMTAIQPEARFGNLEIDTDGSVQAFAEKPRSEGGWINGGFFVCEPGVFDYLEEDDSCVFEQMPLQKIAVDNEIVAYKHPRFWQCMDTLRDNQKLNQMWKANQAPWKVWND; this is encoded by the coding sequence TTGAAGGTTGTTATTTTAGCAGGAGGTTATGGTACACGTATCGCAGAAGAAACCGACATTAAACCAAAACCGATGGTGCAGATTGGCGGCAAGCCCATTTTGTGGCATATCATGAAGATATATTCGCATTACGGCTTCAACGATTTCGTCATACTGCTTGGGTATAAGGGATATTATATCAAGGAGTATTTCACCAACTACTTTCTACATCAAAGCGATATTACGATCGATTTACAAAACAATCAGATGCAGGTGCACGATAACTACAGCGAACCGTGGAAAGTGACGCTGGTCGATACCGGACTGGATGCAATGACGGGGGCACGTATCAAGCGGGCGCAGCGCCATATCGGAGATGAGACTTTCTTGCTGACCTACGGCGACGGCGTATCGGATGTCGATATCGCCAAAACAGTCGAACTTCACAAAAAGCACGGCAAAACACTGACGATGACGGCAATCCAGCCCGAAGCGCGTTTCGGCAATCTCGAAATCGACACCGACGGCAGTGTGCAGGCCTTTGCAGAGAAGCCGCGCAGCGAAGGTGGCTGGATCAACGGCGGTTTTTTCGTCTGCGAGCCCGGGGTGTTTGACTATCTTGAAGAGGACGACAGCTGCGTTTTTGAGCAGATGCCGCTACAAAAGATAGCGGTGGATAATGAAATTGTCGCCTACAAACATCCACGATTCTGGCAGTGTATGGATACGCTAAGAGATAATCAAAAGCTCAATCAGATGTGGAAAGCAAATCAGGCGCCATGGAAGGTCTGGAATGACTGA